The Streptomyces griseorubiginosus DNA window CCCAGGGTGGATACGGGCTGGTCCAGACGGGCGCGACGATCGTCGAGGCCAGTGGAATTGCGTGCGCTCGGCAGCCGGGCATCTTCAGCGACAAGCACCTGCCCGGGCTGGCGGAGGTTGCTGCTTCCATCCGCGAGGGCGGCGGCTTGTCGGCGGTCCAGCTCCACCACGCGGGGCATCGCGCGAATCCGCACTTCGGAGGTGTGCCCTCGCCCGCCTCCAGTCACACGCTGCCCGGAATCTCCGCATTGTCGACCGCAGAAGTGGAGCGCATCCGTGACAGCTTCATCGCAGGCGCGAAGAGGGCGGAGAAGGCCGGTTTCGACGGCGTCGCGGTCCACGGCGCCTTCGGGTGGATCCTGTCGGAGTTCATGTCTCCGATACTGAACGACCGGACGGACAAGTACGGCGGCAGCCTGGAGAATCGCGCACGTTTCACCATCGAGGTGATCGAGGGCATCCGTCGGGAGTGCGGACCTGATTTCCAGATCGGATGGCGCCTGTCGATCGAGCGGTACGGCCTGCGCATCGAGGAGCTTCGGGAGATGACCGCGGAGATCCTCGATCGAGAGTTGATCGACTATCTGGATCTCGCCCTGTGGGACTACAACCAGATCGTCCAGGAGGGTGCGTTCCGAGGCCGGACGATGCTGAGCGTCTTCGCCGATCTGCCACGGAAGGGCGTGCGCCTGGGCGCAGCAGGCCGCATCAGGAGTGCGGAGCGCGCCGGTCGGCTGCTGGACGAAGGGTGCGACTTCGTGCTGATCGGACGGGCCGGCATCCTGGAGCGGAACTGCCCCGTTCTGGTGGAGTCGGACTTCGAGCACGAAAGCCCGGTCCTCCCCGTCCCCGCGGACTTCCTGCGGAGAGGTGGACTGAGCGAGCGTTTCATCAGCCATCTGCGCGGCTGGGGCGACTTCGTCCGACCCGGCAGCCGCTGAGCAGCGGACTGACCGTACGCGGCGGGAAGGGAGCGCGGCGATGGAACTGAGCTGGCTCGGGGAGACCCTGCACTACACCGACGAAGGGGCCACCGACGACGCAATCCTGTTCCTCCACGGTCTGGGCGGCAACGCGAACAATTGGCTGCACCAGCGCCGAGCCTTTGCGGAGCATCACCGCGTGATCACCCTGGACTTCCCCGGCCACGGGCGATCCACCGGAACGTCAGTCCCGTTCGGGCAGTACGCGGCCGCCGCACAGGCCCTACTCGATCACCTTCGAGTGAACGAAGTGTCGGTCGTGGGACTGGCGATGGGTGCCAGAGTGGGGATCACGCTCGCGGCACGATCGCCACGCTGTGTCAGGCGTCTGACGATCGTGAACGGGTACTTGGAGCTTCCGCCGCGCGAGCACGAAAAACGCGTCGAGCTCTATGATCTGCTCCTGAGCCCGGGTGGTGCACGCGAATGGGCCCAGCTGCTGCTCGAAGGCATGGGGGTCTCCGGACACGCCGGCATAGCGCGAGGATTTCTCGCGTCAGCAGATCGCATCGATCCCGCACACGTGAATGCAGTCTTTCACCAGGTTGACGGGGTCGATCAGGCGGAGGAGTTCCGCGGACTGGCCATTCCTGTGCAGCTGATCGTGGGAGAGCGAGATCAGCTTGTCCCCACGTCGTCCACCGAGCAGCTGACCGCGCTCGCCAGAAAGGCAACAATCAGTCGCTTCCCCGACAGTGGACATCTTCCCTACCTGGAGGATCCGGCAACGTTCAATCGCGCACTCGAGGACTTCCTACACGGTCAGGCGGCATCAACGGATGGCGCAACCTGAGACACAGCGCCCAGATAGTCGTCTAGAGCATTGACGTGCTGCATCAGTATGGTTACGCGTTCCCGCAACCGGTCTCGCTCTGCTGCGATCCGGCGAACGAACTCAGGGTCGTCATACTGGGAGCACGCTGCGGCACCCAGGCATGGGAGAACCTCCCGGATGATCTCCGTGGTCAACCCGGCTCCAAGCAGACCGCGAATCTGCTCAACCCGCTCCACAGCCGCCTCGTCGTAGCATCGATAGCCATTCTCTTCACGACGCGGGGTGATAAGACCCTGCTCTTCGTAGTAGCGCAAAAGGCGGGTGGATACCCCGACCCGTTCCGAAAGCTCCTTGATCCTCATCGTCACTCCATGCCACCGGCAATCACATAGATGTGAACCTTTCCCAATCAGTATAGCGTTCAACAGTGCGGAAGCAGTATGGCCAGATAGAAATCTTTTTGGTGGCACCGACCAGGCCGACAGGCCGTCACCGTGCCGCGCGAAGATCGATAGGAAGTTGAGCGCGCTGAATTACCACTCCAGCCGTTTCAGCGGCGCCCGCATCTTTCACTTGTCCCCGAATGCGCGAAGCACGCCCTACATGGGGCGGCGCGGGTCAGCCGTAACCCGACTCCTCGCCCGGATCGCACTGGACTCCACCAGGCCCCTTGCTCACGCCGAGGACGAATCCGAACGTCTCACGCTGGCGTGCCGCGCCGCCGTCGAGGTGACGGCATCCGCTCCGGCCGGAAGACGAGTGGCGGCAGGGGCCGAAAGCGGCGTGACCGGGAGGACCGGCCGCCGGCGATGCTGATCGCGCCGGACGCCGCCGGGCTTCAGGGAAGGGCCCTTTTCCTAGTTCCGGCCGAGCGCATTCAACCGCGCGCAGCGGCGGAGTATCCACGTTCGCCGAAATAGAACAAGTGTACGATGAGTGATGTGGAAGCGGTGAGCACGCGTGATGAGGCGCGTCGCGCCGAGCTCGGCGCGCACGTCCTGCACGTGCGGGCGGACCGCGCGGTGCGCGAGTCCGGGTACGCGGAGCTGCTGGGAATGCTGGGTGAGGTCACCCCGGTGGTGCAGCCCCTGCCGCCGGCCGCGGCGCTCGCCAACGTCGCCGGCGCCTTGCGGTACTGGGACCGCACCCCGTACGAGCTGGCCCAGCGGATCCGGGCCCGGGCTCTGGCGGCCGGCCTGTTCCGTGCAGATCGGTGTGGCCGCCACCTGGGCGGTCGCGGCGGTGGCCTCCGCGCATCCCGGCCGTGGCGGCATCCGCGTCGTCCCTGACCATCATCAGGCGGTCCGCGCGTTCCTCGACCCTCTGCCGGTCGGTGACCTGTACGGGGTGGGGCCGGTTCAGGCGGCGACGCTCGAGCAGTACGGCCTGGCGACGGTGGGCCGACTGGCCCGCCAGCCCCTGCAGACCATCCAGCGGATCCTGGGCGGCCGGGAGGGGCGGCTGCTGCACGAGCGGGCACGAGGCATCGACCCGCGCCCGGTCACCCCGTCCGAGCTGCCGCAGAGCATCAGCGTCCAGCGGATCCTGGACCGCGACACCCCCGACCCGTACCTGGTGCGCACCGAGATCCTCGACGCCGTGGTGGACCTTGCCGATCAGCTCCGCGAGCGCCGTCAGGTTGCCCGGGGCATCGCTCTCGGTGTGTCCTTCGCCGGGGGCAGCAGCGTGTCCCGGTCCCGGACCCTGTCCGAGCCGAGCGCGTTCACCGACGACCTGCGGGACGCGGCGATGGCGGTGTTCGAACGTCTCGGGCTGGAGCGGGCCCGGGTGCGGGGAGTCTCGGTCCGCGTCGAACACCTGGTCGACGCTGCAGGCGCACCGCAGCAGCTCAGCCTCGACGCCGGCCGGGAGAACAGCCGGCGCCTGGACCCGGTCGTCGACCGGGTCAATGCCCGCTTCGGGCCCGGCGCTGTCACCCGGGGCGCGCTCGCTCACCGCCGCCGCAGCGCCTGACCCTGGCCGGCGCCGCGTGCACGACGACCTGCCCACCGAACTCGCCCGCCTCCGCGTGATCGAGTTCCATCTGCTGCAGCAGCTGCGCCGGGTCCGCGAGCAGATCTACGAGGTGGAGACCGGCGACCAGCCGTGGGTATCGGGCCCCGCACCGGGGTGGCGCCTGCAGCGCCTTCCGAGCGCTGCCGGCCGGCCGCCCCGCTATGTCCTGCACCGCCAGGACTGCTGGATCGACGACGGGCAGGCACTCACCGGTGCCGAAGCCACCGCATGGGCTGCCCGGTGGGACGTACGGGCCTGCGAGCTGTGCAGCCCCAACCTGCAGACCAACAGGCCGTTACCGAGTACTCCGCGGATGGAACGTTGCCAGCCAGTGGAACCGGATGCAATCCGGTTCCACTGTCGTCGGCTGGAAGGTGAACGGGTCTGCCAGCCAGGGCGGAGCTTAACGAGCCCGCCGTATCAGGATGCTCCGGAGCCCTCTCCAGAGCGCTCTGGAGACCAGCATCCCAGTACGCCTTGTCGCGGGCGCATCGTGATCACTGCGCCGGAGTAGCCCACCGCGCACCGAACCGCCCTGCCATTCACGCTGTCGGTATGCGCGCGATCTGGACCGGTTACGTGAGCTTCGGCCTGGTCACCATCCCGGTCCATCTCTACTCCGCGACCGAGGAGCACGGCACCGGATTCCACCAGGTCCACGCCAGCGACGGAGCCCGCATCCGGCACCGCAGGGTCTGTGAGCGCGAAGACGTGGAGGTCCCGCAGTCGGAGATCGCACGCGGCTGGGAAGGGCCTGACGGCCGCACCGTCGTGCTCCTCGATGAGGACCTTGACGCCCTCCCCCTCCCGACCAAGCGTACGGTCGACGTCCTCGGCTTCGTCGACGAGCGCGACGTCGACCCGGTGCTCTACGCCCGCCCGTACTGGGTCGGGGCTGCCGGCGAGCAGGGACAGCGTCCCTATGCGCTCCTGGTGGAGGCGCTGGCCCGGCATGGGACGGTCGCCGTCGCCAAGGTCACCTTGCGCACCCGGGAGCGGCTGGCGGTACTGAGGCCGCGGCGCGGGATGCTCGTGCTCCACACGCTGCTGTGGCCGCAGGAGATCCGTGAGCCCGACGACCTCTCCAGCCCCGCCCCGGTGACGGAGAGGGAGTTGGAGCTCGCCGAGCTGCTGATGGACCAGCTTGCCGGGGTCGACATCGCCGAGCTCCACGACGAGTACGCAGCGGCGCTCGAGCAGCTGGTGGCCGCCAAAATGACCGGCGCCGGGCTGCAGGAGCCAGAAGAGCCGACGCCGGCCGTGGATCTGTTGGCGGCGCTGGAGGCCAGCATCCGTGCGACAGGAAAGCGCTGAAGCAGACAGAACTGCCGCGTGTAAATCGGCTCAGCCTGCAACAGCGACCAGGTCGCCGGTTCGCCAGGAGTGTGACGCCGGTGGGTTTCCGTCGGGGTGGTCGTGGATCCATTCCAGGCCGCCGAGGTCGAGGCGGGTGCGTGCGCGGGTGACGGCGACGTAGGCGAGGCGGGCGTCGGCGTCGCCAATGGGGCCGGGCAGGGGGTTTCCGTGCTCGTCCTTGTCGTCGCTGTCCTTGGGCGGGTAGAAATCGTCGGCGATCTCGACCTGGGGCCACTCGCGGCCCTTGGATTTGTGGGCGGTGGAGATCGTCACCTGGGCGTCCTGCTCGGGTACGAGTCGGCCCACCGCGGACAGGACGGCGTCGGTGCCGTGGTGGTCGACGAGGTCGACCAGGGGTTGCAGGTCACTGCCGGCAGGGTCGTGTTCGGCGTATTCCTGCAGCTGGCCCCAGGAGGTGAACAGCACCAGCTCGGGATGGGAGGTGCGGCGCCCGTCCTGCAGGTCGCGTGACGCCAGCGCCAGAGCGCGCAGGGCTTCCCCTCCTCCGACCAGCGCGACCCTGCGGCCCTTGGCGAGGAAGCGGAAAATCTGGGCCATGGCGCCGATGTTGCTGCGACACAGCACCGCGTCCGGCATCGTCACCGCGCCGACCTCGGTCGGGATCGTCTCGGTGCCCTGCAGGCGGATCGGGGCGCCGGCGATCGCCAGCCACCGGTTGGCTTCCAGGGCCAGGATGGGGCCGAAGCGGAAGGACTGGGTCAGGGACAGGGCGGTGCCGTCGAAGCCGGTCATGACGTCTCTGGCGCCGCGCCAGCCGTAGATGGCCTGCGCGGAGTCCCCGACCATGACCAGCTGGGCGTGGCCACGCTGGTTGAGGAGGACCTGCTCCAGGACGGGGTTGGTGTCCTGTGCTTCGTCCAGGAGCACGTAGTCGGTGTGGAGTTTCGGGTCGGACAGGGCCCAGATTTTCAGGTAGTGGTCGTGTTCGAAGCGGACCGCGCCGGTGTCGGGGTGCTGCAGGTCGGCCCAGGCGGCGCGGGCGTAGGGCAGGATGCGGCGGGCGAGCTCGGCGTGCAGGCTTGCGGCCAGGCCTCGGAGCGGGGGCACGTGGTGGTGGTCGATGACGGGGTCGGCGGACTGGCAGAACCGGGTCACGGTGCGCTGCACAGAGGAGGTTAGCGTCGCGGGCCACACGACGTAGTTGCCGATGCGCATGGGCTTGGTGATACCGAGCGCGTCGGCAGTGTGCCTCCCGGGCACGCGGGGGCCGTTCAGGCGGGCACGGTAGCGGTGGCCGATGGCGGCGTAGGCCAAGGAGTGGGCGGTCTTGCACAGCACCGTGGCTGGAAAGCGGCCGGCGGCGTCCTGCGCGATGGACCGGTTGAACGCCACATACAAGCCCCGGCGCGAGGTGCTGGTCGCCAGCTGGGTGAGCGTGGTGGTCTTGCCGGTGCCGGCACCGGCCTGGATCACCAAGTGTTCCCCAGTGGCGAAGGCGTCGGCGGCCGCGATCTGTTCGTCAGTGGGCTTCAGCATCGTCGAGCTTCATCGATCCGTGAGAGCGCGGTTGAGCCGCGCGGGGGTGGTCAGGTCTCGTCGTCGGTGAGGAAGCCGCGCATCGGCATCGACGGCATCCCCTCCGGGTGAGCGGCCGCATGCCGGCGCAGCGCCGCCAGGTCCCGCACGATCGCCGCGTAGTGCACGACCACCGGCTCCGCCGGAACCACAGCACGAGCAAGCTCGG harbors:
- a CDS encoding alpha/beta hydrolase, which translates into the protein MELSWLGETLHYTDEGATDDAILFLHGLGGNANNWLHQRRAFAEHHRVITLDFPGHGRSTGTSVPFGQYAAAAQALLDHLRVNEVSVVGLAMGARVGITLAARSPRCVRRLTIVNGYLELPPREHEKRVELYDLLLSPGGAREWAQLLLEGMGVSGHAGIARGFLASADRIDPAHVNAVFHQVDGVDQAEEFRGLAIPVQLIVGERDQLVPTSSTEQLTALARKATISRFPDSGHLPYLEDPATFNRALEDFLHGQAASTDGAT
- a CDS encoding MerR family transcriptional regulator; translation: MRIKELSERVGVSTRLLRYYEEQGLITPRREENGYRCYDEAAVERVEQIRGLLGAGLTTEIIREVLPCLGAAACSQYDDPEFVRRIAAERDRLRERVTILMQHVNALDDYLGAVSQVAPSVDAA
- a CDS encoding DNA polymerase Y family protein, producing MAATWAVAAVASAHPGRGGIRVVPDHHQAVRAFLDPLPVGDLYGVGPVQAATLEQYGLATVGRLARQPLQTIQRILGGREGRLLHERARGIDPRPVTPSELPQSISVQRILDRDTPDPYLVRTEILDAVVDLADQLRERRQVARGIALGVSFAGGSSVSRSRTLSEPSAFTDDLRDAAMAVFERLGLERARVRGVSVRVEHLVDAAGAPQQLSLDAGRENSRRLDPVVDRVNARFGPGAVTRGALAHRRRSA
- a CDS encoding DUF6233 domain-containing protein; the protein is MPASGPALSPGARSLTAAAAPDPGRRRVHDDLPTELARLRVIEFHLLQQLRRVREQIYEVETGDQPWVSGPAPGWRLQRLPSAAGRPPRYVLHRQDCWIDDGQALTGAEATAWAARWDVRACELCSPNLQTNRPLPSTPRMERCQPVEPDAIRFHCRRLEGERVCQPGRSLTSPPYQDAPEPSPERSGDQHPSTPCRGRIVITAPE
- a CDS encoding Ku protein, which translates into the protein MRAIWTGYVSFGLVTIPVHLYSATEEHGTGFHQVHASDGARIRHRRVCEREDVEVPQSEIARGWEGPDGRTVVLLDEDLDALPLPTKRTVDVLGFVDERDVDPVLYARPYWVGAAGEQGQRPYALLVEALARHGTVAVAKVTLRTRERLAVLRPRRGMLVLHTLLWPQEIREPDDLSSPAPVTERELELAELLMDQLAGVDIAELHDEYAAALEQLVAAKMTGAGLQEPEEPTPAVDLLAALEASIRATGKR
- a CDS encoding UvrD-helicase domain-containing protein gives rise to the protein MLKPTDEQIAAADAFATGEHLVIQAGAGTGKTTTLTQLATSTSRRGLYVAFNRSIAQDAAGRFPATVLCKTAHSLAYAAIGHRYRARLNGPRVPGRHTADALGITKPMRIGNYVVWPATLTSSVQRTVTRFCQSADPVIDHHHVPPLRGLAASLHAELARRILPYARAAWADLQHPDTGAVRFEHDHYLKIWALSDPKLHTDYVLLDEAQDTNPVLEQVLLNQRGHAQLVMVGDSAQAIYGWRGARDVMTGFDGTALSLTQSFRFGPILALEANRWLAIAGAPIRLQGTETIPTEVGAVTMPDAVLCRSNIGAMAQIFRFLAKGRRVALVGGGEALRALALASRDLQDGRRTSHPELVLFTSWGQLQEYAEHDPAGSDLQPLVDLVDHHGTDAVLSAVGRLVPEQDAQVTISTAHKSKGREWPQVEIADDFYPPKDSDDKDEHGNPLPGPIGDADARLAYVAVTRARTRLDLGGLEWIHDHPDGNPPASHSWRTGDLVAVAG